A single region of the Streptomyces sp. NBC_00425 genome encodes:
- a CDS encoding acetyl-CoA acetyltransferase, giving the protein MGSHGIRDRVAIVGMGCTPFGEHWTRSADDLLIDAVGEAVTSAGVTLDDIDAYWFGTQASGVSGLTLSRALHLPHKPVTRVENMCATGSEALRNACYAVASGAYDVAMAVGVEKLKDSGMSGLSGTAMPGAGDDSRGEITAPANFSLLAPAYAAKYGLAGEEMKDVITRIAWKNHVNGARNPRAQFRKEVPLERIRSAPTVAGMLGVFDCSGVSDGSAAAIVVRAEDAYKYTDKPIFVKALSFVAGPADGLLDPAYDFTTFPEVVASAEEAYRQAGITDPRAELALAEVHDCFTPTELVLMEDLGFAERGQGWKDVTSGAFDLDGSLPVNPDGGLKAFGHPIGASGLRMMFEAWLQLRGEAPAERTVKSVAEGRSLALTHNLGGGPGECVSFVSVVGSQLTE; this is encoded by the coding sequence ATGGGCTCGCACGGAATACGGGACCGGGTCGCGATCGTCGGCATGGGCTGCACGCCCTTCGGCGAGCACTGGACCCGCTCGGCGGACGACCTGCTGATCGACGCCGTCGGCGAGGCCGTCACCTCGGCCGGCGTCACCCTCGACGACATCGACGCGTACTGGTTCGGCACCCAGGCGTCCGGCGTGTCCGGGCTGACCCTGAGCCGGGCGCTCCACCTGCCCCACAAGCCGGTCACCCGCGTCGAGAACATGTGCGCGACCGGCTCCGAGGCGCTGCGCAACGCCTGCTACGCCGTCGCTTCGGGGGCGTACGACGTGGCGATGGCCGTCGGCGTGGAGAAGCTCAAGGACTCAGGCATGTCCGGACTGTCCGGCACGGCCATGCCGGGCGCGGGCGACGACAGCCGCGGGGAGATCACCGCCCCGGCCAACTTCTCTCTCCTGGCCCCCGCCTACGCGGCCAAGTACGGCCTGGCGGGGGAGGAGATGAAGGACGTCATCACCCGCATCGCCTGGAAGAACCACGTCAACGGGGCCCGCAACCCGCGCGCGCAGTTCCGCAAGGAGGTGCCGCTGGAGCGCATCCGGTCGGCCCCGACCGTAGCGGGCATGCTGGGCGTGTTCGACTGCTCGGGCGTCTCGGACGGCTCGGCGGCGGCGATCGTGGTGCGCGCAGAGGACGCCTACAAGTACACGGACAAGCCGATCTTCGTGAAGGCGCTGTCCTTCGTCGCCGGTCCCGCGGACGGGCTCCTCGACCCTGCGTACGACTTCACCACCTTCCCCGAGGTCGTCGCCTCCGCAGAGGAGGCCTACCGGCAGGCGGGCATCACCGACCCGCGCGCCGAACTCGCCCTCGCCGAGGTCCACGACTGCTTCACGCCCACGGAGTTGGTGCTGATGGAGGACCTGGGCTTCGCCGAGCGCGGTCAGGGATGGAAGGACGTCACCAGCGGGGCGTTCGACCTGGACGGCTCGCTGCCGGTCAACCCGGACGGTGGCCTGAAGGCGTTCGGGCACCCCATCGGCGCCTCCGGCCTGCGCATGATGTTCGAGGCCTGGCTCCAGCTGCGCGGCGAGGCGCCGGCCGAGCGGACGGTGAAGTCCGTGGCCGAGGGACGCTCGCTCGCCCTGACCCACAACCTCGGCGGCGGACCCGGCGAGTGTGTCTCGTTCGTGTCGGTCGTCGGCAGCCAACTCACCGAGTAG
- a CDS encoding branched-chain amino acid ABC transporter permease/ATP-binding protein: protein MDDVLRFALLGLALGALYALTAHGIVLVYRGSGVLNFAHGAIGMAGAYVQWELAAQHGVPYWPATACGVVFSAVLGVLTHLLALRPLRRASSLARLVGTLAVFIVLTAIAVKRYGDGLELVPGKLPTKLLTIAGATVSEDRVWLIGIAVVVTVFLHLLYKRTLFGLGTSAVAENEGAAASLGWSPDLIATGNWALGSALAGLTAILIVPVIGLSVTGLTTLLLSALAAALVGRFSSFPVTLAGGLVIGVVQSELTRFGSDVSGLAASVPFLFIALVLVARGRALPLRGTFLDRLPGLGTGKVRPLPLALAVVAGLSLVSLATPLWADAITTTLVLSLIILSIVVVTGYAGQVSLAAYALAGTGAFLAGHAAADWGWPFELALLAGVFGTVPIGLLFALPAVRTRGVNLAIITLGLGTTLEAMVFQNTDLATTPGSDGIAVGKQTLFGISISGVDHPQRYAAVVLLLFVAATLVVANVRRSRTGRRLIAVRANERAAAALGIDVRAAKLYAFGLSSAIAALAGVLTGFRSTSVVLSDFASFGSITALGLAVIGGVGFLVGPLFGATFAAGTVGARFGDLVLPGLSEWMPLIGGIILVLTLVSNQDGIGKGLGTRAAGSRRKLPPQRPASVPQDEPSPDPAVTRAAPLPLQVRDLTVRYGGVVAVEGLCLDVGPGQVVGLIGPNGAGKTSAIDAVTGFTRAVSGSVRLGDRDATRLPVHRRAAAGLSRSFQSLELFEDMTVLDNLYAACDRPGRWAYLTDLVRPGSRPLPAHVLVAVREFGLQGSLDRPVGDLSYGERRLLAIARAVAASPSVLLLDEPAAGLSDDETRELAHLVRRLAEDWGMGVLLVEHDVDMVMSVCDQVVVLDFGRRICAGTPEEVRRDPAVRAAYLGDLEPETMV from the coding sequence ATGGACGACGTCCTACGTTTCGCGCTGCTCGGCCTCGCGCTCGGCGCCCTGTACGCGCTCACCGCGCACGGCATCGTGCTGGTCTACCGGGGCTCCGGCGTCCTGAACTTCGCGCACGGCGCGATCGGTATGGCCGGGGCATATGTCCAATGGGAGCTCGCAGCCCAGCACGGCGTGCCGTACTGGCCCGCCACCGCGTGCGGCGTGGTCTTCTCCGCGGTGCTGGGCGTGCTCACCCACCTGTTGGCGCTCCGCCCGCTGCGCAGAGCGTCCTCGCTGGCCCGTCTGGTCGGCACCCTGGCGGTCTTCATCGTGCTCACCGCGATCGCCGTCAAGCGCTACGGCGACGGCCTGGAGCTGGTGCCGGGCAAACTGCCCACCAAGCTGCTGACGATCGCCGGGGCCACGGTCTCCGAGGACCGTGTGTGGCTGATCGGCATCGCGGTCGTGGTGACCGTGTTCCTCCACCTCCTCTACAAGCGCACCCTGTTCGGCCTGGGCACCAGCGCGGTCGCGGAGAACGAGGGCGCGGCCGCCTCGCTCGGCTGGTCCCCGGACCTGATCGCCACCGGCAACTGGGCGCTGGGATCGGCGCTCGCGGGGCTGACGGCCATCCTGATCGTGCCCGTCATCGGTCTGTCGGTGACCGGACTGACCACCCTCCTGCTCAGCGCCCTGGCCGCCGCCCTGGTCGGCAGGTTCTCCTCCTTCCCCGTCACGCTGGCCGGGGGCCTGGTCATCGGCGTGGTGCAGTCCGAACTGACCCGCTTCGGCTCCGACGTCTCCGGACTCGCCGCGTCGGTCCCCTTCCTCTTCATCGCCCTGGTGCTGGTCGCACGCGGCCGGGCGCTGCCGCTGCGGGGCACGTTCCTTGACCGGCTGCCCGGCCTGGGCACCGGGAAGGTCCGCCCTCTGCCGTTGGCGCTCGCCGTCGTGGCCGGTCTGTCGCTGGTGAGCCTGGCGACGCCACTGTGGGCCGACGCGATCACCACCACCCTGGTGCTGTCGCTGATCATCCTGTCGATCGTCGTGGTCACCGGATACGCGGGACAGGTCTCCCTCGCGGCCTACGCACTGGCCGGGACGGGCGCCTTCCTCGCCGGACACGCGGCGGCCGACTGGGGTTGGCCGTTCGAACTCGCACTGCTGGCAGGGGTGTTCGGTACGGTGCCGATCGGTCTGCTGTTCGCCCTCCCCGCGGTCCGCACCCGCGGCGTCAATCTCGCGATCATCACTCTCGGCCTCGGCACCACCCTGGAGGCGATGGTCTTCCAGAACACCGACCTGGCGACGACCCCCGGCAGCGACGGCATCGCGGTGGGCAAGCAGACACTCTTCGGCATCAGCATCTCGGGCGTCGACCATCCGCAGCGGTACGCCGCCGTGGTGCTCCTGCTGTTCGTCGCCGCCACGCTCGTGGTCGCCAACGTGCGACGCAGCCGGACCGGCCGCCGGCTGATCGCCGTACGGGCGAACGAACGGGCCGCCGCCGCCCTCGGCATCGACGTCCGCGCCGCCAAGCTCTATGCCTTCGGCCTCTCCTCGGCCATCGCCGCGCTCGCCGGCGTGCTCACCGGCTTCCGCTCGACCTCGGTCGTCCTGTCCGACTTCGCGAGCTTCGGCTCCATCACCGCGCTCGGCCTCGCGGTCATCGGCGGGGTCGGTTTCCTCGTCGGTCCGCTGTTCGGCGCGACCTTCGCCGCGGGCACGGTGGGTGCCCGGTTCGGAGACCTCGTGCTGCCCGGGCTCAGCGAGTGGATGCCGCTGATCGGCGGAATCATCCTGGTGCTGACGCTGGTGAGCAACCAGGACGGCATCGGAAAGGGGCTCGGCACACGGGCGGCGGGGAGCCGGCGCAAGCTGCCCCCGCAGCGGCCGGCATCGGTCCCGCAGGACGAGCCGTCGCCCGACCCGGCCGTGACCCGCGCCGCCCCACTCCCCCTCCAGGTACGGGACCTCACCGTCCGCTACGGGGGTGTCGTCGCCGTCGAAGGGCTCTGTCTGGACGTCGGACCGGGCCAGGTCGTGGGGCTCATCGGTCCCAACGGCGCCGGCAAGACCTCCGCCATCGACGCGGTCACCGGCTTCACCCGGGCCGTGTCGGGCAGTGTGCGCCTCGGGGACCGGGACGCGACCCGGCTGCCGGTCCACCGGCGGGCCGCCGCCGGTCTGAGCCGGTCCTTCCAGTCTCTGGAGCTGTTCGAGGACATGACCGTCCTGGACAACCTGTACGCGGCCTGCGACCGGCCCGGCCGGTGGGCGTACCTCACGGACCTGGTCCGCCCCGGCAGCCGCCCGCTGCCTGCCCATGTGCTCGTCGCGGTAAGGGAGTTCGGTCTCCAGGGCAGCCTGGACCGGCCGGTGGGCGACCTGTCGTACGGAGAGCGTCGGCTGCTGGCCATCGCCCGCGCCGTGGCCGCCTCGCCGTCCGTGCTGCTCCTCGACGAACCGGCGGCGGGCCTGTCGGACGACGAGACCAGGGAACTGGCCCACCTGGTAAGGCGGCTCGCCGAGGACTGGGGCATGGGGGTCCTGCTCGTCGAGCACGACGTCGACATGGTGATGAGCGTCTGCGACCAGGTCGTCGTCCTGGACTTCGGCCGCCGGATCTGCGCCGGCACGCCGGAGGAGGTACGGCGCGATCCAGCAGTGCGGGCGGCTTACCTGGGCGACCTGGAGCCGGAGACGATGGTCTGA
- a CDS encoding OB-fold domain-containing protein: MAGLIAYGAYVPYHRLARTDVAAALGGKGGKGTRAVAGYDEDTTSMAVEAARGALARDGLRARVSQLFLATAAPAYLDKTNAAAVHAALGLDPHVLAADMAGSVRSGLGALVTAARSPVPTLTVLSDLRIGLPGGSDEVAGGDGAAAFVFGGHRNGAPVIAEVLAHDTVSDEILDRWRLPGAPVSRVWEERFAEEIYVSLADKALTAALDHAAVDIGSIDHFVVAGLHARACAAVRRTAGVRPEAVTPDLAGAIGNAGTAQPGLLLADVLDRARPGETIALVVLGDGAGALLLRATDALPAHRAARPVASQIAAGSAPMPYTTYLSWRGLLDREPPRRPDPEPPYAPPAHRRTGWKYGFVASRCEKCATRHLPPDRVCTSCRSVDAMTDEPMAHVRGTVATFTVDRLAATPSPPMLVVVVDYDGGGRFRCQLTDATEVDAVIGARVAMTFRRTVTAAGVHNYFWKARPVRTGETEGTH; the protein is encoded by the coding sequence ATGGCCGGACTGATCGCGTACGGCGCCTACGTGCCGTATCACCGCCTCGCGAGGACGGATGTCGCAGCCGCCCTGGGCGGCAAGGGGGGCAAGGGAACCCGCGCGGTCGCGGGCTATGACGAGGACACCACGTCCATGGCCGTCGAGGCAGCGCGCGGCGCCCTGGCCCGCGACGGCCTGCGCGCCCGCGTCAGCCAGCTCTTCCTCGCCACCGCCGCACCCGCCTACCTCGACAAGACCAACGCGGCCGCCGTCCATGCCGCGCTCGGCCTCGACCCGCACGTGCTCGCCGCCGACATGGCCGGCTCCGTGCGCTCCGGCCTCGGCGCCCTGGTCACGGCCGCCCGGTCCCCGGTCCCGACCTTGACGGTCCTGTCGGACCTGCGTATCGGCCTGCCCGGCGGCAGCGACGAGGTCGCGGGCGGCGACGGCGCGGCGGCGTTCGTCTTCGGCGGACACCGCAACGGTGCGCCCGTCATCGCGGAGGTGCTCGCCCACGACACGGTCAGCGACGAGATCCTCGACCGCTGGCGGCTGCCGGGCGCGCCCGTCTCCCGCGTCTGGGAGGAGCGCTTCGCCGAGGAGATCTACGTGTCCCTCGCGGACAAGGCGCTCACCGCGGCCCTCGACCATGCGGCGGTCGACATCGGCTCGATCGACCACTTCGTGGTCGCGGGCCTCCACGCGCGCGCGTGCGCGGCGGTCCGACGCACAGCCGGTGTCCGTCCCGAGGCGGTGACCCCGGACCTGGCCGGGGCGATCGGCAACGCCGGCACCGCGCAGCCCGGACTGCTTCTCGCCGACGTCCTCGACCGGGCCCGGCCCGGCGAGACCATCGCCCTCGTCGTGCTCGGCGACGGCGCCGGAGCCCTCCTGCTGCGCGCCACCGACGCGCTCCCGGCTCACCGCGCGGCCCGTCCGGTCGCCTCTCAGATCGCGGCGGGCAGCGCTCCGATGCCGTACACCACCTACCTGTCCTGGCGCGGCCTTCTCGACCGTGAACCGCCCCGTCGGCCGGACCCCGAGCCGCCGTACGCGCCGCCCGCACACCGCCGCACCGGCTGGAAGTACGGCTTCGTGGCCTCCCGTTGCGAGAAGTGCGCGACCAGGCATCTGCCGCCGGACCGAGTGTGCACATCCTGCCGGAGCGTCGACGCCATGACCGACGAGCCGATGGCGCACGTGCGCGGCACGGTCGCCACGTTCACCGTCGACCGCCTGGCGGCCACGCCGAGTCCGCCGATGCTCGTCGTGGTCGTCGACTACGACGGCGGCGGCCGGTTCCGCTGCCAGCTGACCGACGCCACCGAGGTCGACGCCGTCATCGGGGCCCGGGTCGCAATGACGTTCCGGCGCACGGTCACGGCGGCCGGCGTCCACAACTACTTCTGGAAGGCCCGGCCGGTGCGCACGGGCGAGACCGAGGGGACACACTGA
- a CDS encoding ABC transporter substrate-binding protein → MNHSRRRRTAAAGCLAVTGALLAAGCGGEASGSSKEDTSALKGAPVKVMVWTPEDTQGSAQPGVRLTAQAYEKWINANGGIKGAPLKVLTCNEKNNPDEAEKCAQQAVAEKVVAVVGSYSLAGDRYMPILQKAAIPYIGGTGVSAAEFSNPLSFPVNGGTPVVFAAHGRQLVQSGCNKISGVRYDVAAAAVVSQFLTVGALSAGGAAPKDIKVPLTATDLAPQVAAATKGSDCVSVIMGTASGLFVKSYVQSGAKTKLGSVVGNLTPQLAESTGGAGGPLEGAAITGYFPPTSDAAWKDFVAATKGDKDIDTSNGANETTWVAFKVFTEAARKLPTITAKALVQELDTSPGISTGGLTPPLSWKASTALPIKGLDRIHNTTATELTIRDGKIEWAKPGSTFVDVRKVLTAMSSG, encoded by the coding sequence ATGAACCACTCACGCCGACGCAGAACCGCCGCAGCAGGCTGCCTCGCGGTCACCGGAGCCCTGCTCGCCGCCGGCTGCGGGGGAGAGGCGTCCGGGAGTTCGAAAGAAGACACCTCCGCCCTGAAGGGCGCACCGGTCAAGGTGATGGTCTGGACGCCGGAGGACACCCAGGGCAGCGCCCAGCCCGGGGTCCGGCTCACCGCCCAGGCCTACGAGAAGTGGATCAACGCCAACGGCGGGATCAAGGGCGCCCCGCTGAAGGTCCTCACCTGCAACGAGAAGAACAACCCCGACGAGGCCGAGAAGTGCGCCCAGCAGGCGGTCGCCGAGAAGGTGGTCGCGGTGGTGGGCTCCTACAGCCTCGCCGGTGATCGCTACATGCCCATCCTGCAGAAGGCCGCCATCCCGTACATCGGCGGCACCGGCGTCTCGGCGGCCGAGTTCTCCAACCCACTGTCGTTCCCGGTCAACGGCGGCACCCCGGTGGTGTTCGCGGCCCACGGCCGGCAACTGGTGCAGAGCGGCTGCAACAAGATCTCCGGCGTGCGCTACGACGTGGCCGCCGCCGCCGTCGTCTCGCAGTTCCTCACCGTCGGCGCGCTCTCCGCCGGAGGCGCGGCGCCCAAGGACATCAAGGTGCCGCTCACCGCCACCGACCTCGCCCCGCAGGTCGCCGCCGCGACCAAGGGAAGCGACTGCGTGAGCGTCATCATGGGCACCGCCTCGGGCCTGTTCGTGAAGTCGTACGTGCAGTCCGGCGCCAAGACGAAGCTCGGCAGCGTCGTCGGCAACCTGACCCCGCAGCTCGCCGAGAGCACCGGCGGAGCCGGAGGCCCGCTGGAGGGCGCCGCGATCACCGGCTACTTCCCGCCGACCTCCGACGCCGCCTGGAAGGACTTCGTCGCAGCCACCAAGGGCGACAAGGACATCGACACCAGCAACGGCGCCAACGAGACGACCTGGGTGGCCTTCAAGGTCTTCACCGAGGCCGCCAGGAAACTCCCGACGATCACCGCGAAGGCCCTCGTGCAGGAGCTCGACACCAGCCCGGGCATCAGCACCGGCGGCCTGACCCCGCCGCTGAGCTGGAAGGCGTCCACGGCCCTGCCGATCAAGGGGCTCGACCGCATCCACAACACCACCGCCACCGAACTGACCATCCGCGACGGGAAGATCGAGTGGGCCAAGCCCGGATCGACCTTCGTCGACGTCCGCAAGGTCCTGACGGCCATGTCGTCCGGCTGA
- a CDS encoding SDR family NAD(P)-dependent oxidoreductase: protein MTRLQDKIAVVTGAASGIGASTARRLAAEGAHTVVADLNLDGAETVTEEIRAAGGSATAVPVDLGDIESVRAMVAAAVETYGGLDVLHNNAAATHLAARQDLAVVEADPAVWDDTMRINLRGTMVAVQAAVPHMIARGGGSIINTSSGAGLSGDLRNPAYGASKAALINLTQYVATQYGKQGVRCNAIAPGFIVTPASSGSAHGAIREAMLRHHLTPRLGQPEDVASAVVFLASDESAFITGHTLRVDGGLLSHQPYVADLRDA, encoded by the coding sequence ATGACGCGACTCCAGGACAAGATCGCCGTCGTCACCGGGGCCGCGTCCGGCATCGGCGCGTCCACCGCACGCCGCCTGGCGGCCGAGGGCGCGCACACGGTGGTCGCCGACCTGAACCTCGACGGGGCCGAGACGGTGACGGAGGAGATCCGCGCCGCCGGCGGCTCCGCGACGGCGGTCCCGGTCGACCTCGGCGACATCGAGAGCGTACGGGCCATGGTGGCCGCGGCGGTCGAGACGTACGGCGGTCTCGACGTCCTGCACAACAACGCGGCGGCCACCCACCTGGCCGCCCGTCAGGACCTCGCCGTGGTCGAGGCCGACCCGGCGGTGTGGGACGACACCATGCGCATCAACCTGCGCGGGACCATGGTCGCCGTCCAGGCCGCCGTCCCGCACATGATCGCGCGCGGCGGCGGCTCCATCATCAACACCTCGTCCGGGGCCGGGCTCTCGGGCGACCTGCGCAACCCGGCATACGGCGCCTCGAAGGCCGCCCTCATCAACCTCACGCAGTACGTCGCCACCCAGTACGGCAAGCAGGGCGTGCGCTGCAATGCCATCGCGCCGGGGTTCATCGTCACGCCGGCCAGCTCCGGTTCGGCGCACGGGGCGATCCGTGAGGCGATGCTGCGCCATCACCTCACGCCGCGCCTGGGACAGCCGGAGGACGTCGCGTCGGCGGTCGTCTTCCTCGCCTCCGACGAGTCGGCGTTCATCACCGGCCACACCCTGCGCGTGGACGGCGGCCTGCTGTCCCATCAGCCGTATGTCGCGGATCTGCGCGACGCCTGA